A single genomic interval of Halorubrum aethiopicum harbors:
- a CDS encoding DUF1641 domain-containing protein translates to MSGEDAEEADDVAEANDAGRADDAGRADDVGREDLDRDELEALVAENPEAVATFLDRLDAVNDLLDVLALGEAALTDEMVVELAGTASTLAESADGLATAETVELAATVGDNGDELREAMETLIELQRSGTLDELAELGQVGSLATAALDDGMVRSLAGTGAALGEVADAAADEEVREGTKTLLAGLGAAQRSEPSKVGAVGLARGLRDPEIQYGLGYVLALSKAIGRSRSPENES, encoded by the coding sequence ATGTCGGGGGAAGACGCCGAGGAGGCGGACGACGTCGCGGAGGCGAACGACGCCGGGAGGGCGGACGACGCCGGGAGGGCGGACGACGTCGGTCGGGAGGACCTCGACCGCGACGAGCTCGAGGCGCTCGTCGCCGAGAACCCCGAGGCCGTCGCGACGTTCCTCGACCGGCTCGACGCGGTCAACGACCTGCTCGACGTGCTCGCGCTCGGCGAGGCCGCGCTCACGGACGAGATGGTCGTCGAGCTCGCGGGCACGGCGTCGACGCTCGCGGAGTCGGCCGACGGGCTGGCGACGGCGGAGACCGTCGAACTCGCGGCGACCGTCGGCGACAACGGCGACGAGCTCCGGGAGGCGATGGAGACGCTGATCGAACTCCAGCGGAGCGGCACCCTCGACGAGCTCGCGGAGCTGGGGCAGGTCGGCTCGCTCGCGACCGCGGCGCTCGACGACGGGATGGTTCGGTCGCTCGCGGGCACCGGGGCCGCCCTCGGCGAGGTCGCGGACGCCGCGGCCGACGAGGAGGTCCGCGAGGGAACGAAGACGCTCCTGGCGGGGCTCGGCGCGGCCCAGCGGAGCGAGCCGTCGAAGGTGGGTGCCGTGGGGCTCGCACGCGGGCTCCGCGACCCCGAGATACAGTACGGGCTTGGCTACGTGCTCGCGCTCTCGAAGGCGATCGGGCGGTCGCGGTCGCCGGAAAACGAGTCCTGA
- a CDS encoding thioredoxin family protein, with product MNSNTVSSGGDDRVGNGSRDRPTALADEVALDEFLAGTDAALVEFYTEGCGICASMEPVLGNVARTVDVDVALLNPRDDPPLVERFDVRSVPLFVLFVDGEPVARRAEGFIPGDDLAAWVDEHVE from the coding sequence ATGAACTCCAATACTGTGTCGTCCGGCGGCGACGATCGCGTCGGGAACGGCTCCCGCGATCGGCCGACCGCGCTGGCCGACGAGGTCGCTCTCGACGAGTTCCTCGCCGGCACCGACGCCGCGCTCGTCGAGTTCTACACCGAGGGCTGCGGGATCTGCGCGAGCATGGAGCCCGTCCTCGGGAACGTCGCGCGCACGGTCGACGTCGACGTGGCGCTTCTCAACCCCCGCGACGACCCGCCGCTCGTCGAGCGCTTCGACGTGCGAAGCGTCCCGCTGTTCGTCCTCTTCGTCGACGGCGAGCCGGTCGCCCGGCGTGCGGAGGGGTTCATCCCCGGCGACGACCTTGCCGCGTGGGTGGACGAGCACGTAGAGTGA
- a CDS encoding universal stress protein, with product MSGKSAVLATDLSTASETMVESEAGLNCLSRIGVDRIHLVTVVPSNVHSGMPGIDFEKRRKRGLRRYREAIEAAGFDVETHVVRGTPHRRINGIAGAVGADLILVGSRGKSPLENRVIGSTARNLARTTVVPLLVDRIERGVDDPETVRRHLFRRTLFATDFSENAERAFETFAYLRHATEEVTLVHVRSPKDDTGDEGDVEARLGELTDRLDEWGLDSRIDVRRGDPATEILAAERDHEPSTLLLGSRGRSRLRRLLLGSVSEEVVVNATGNVLLVPPPRSA from the coding sequence ATGAGCGGGAAGTCCGCCGTGCTCGCGACCGACCTCTCGACCGCGAGCGAGACGATGGTCGAGTCGGAGGCGGGGCTGAACTGCCTCTCGCGGATCGGCGTCGACCGGATCCACCTCGTGACCGTGGTTCCCTCGAACGTCCACTCCGGGATGCCGGGGATCGACTTCGAGAAGCGGCGCAAGCGCGGGCTTCGCCGCTACCGGGAGGCGATCGAGGCCGCCGGCTTCGACGTCGAGACGCACGTCGTCCGGGGGACGCCTCACCGCCGGATCAACGGGATCGCGGGCGCGGTCGGCGCGGACCTGATACTCGTCGGCTCCCGCGGGAAGAGCCCGCTCGAGAACCGCGTCATCGGGTCGACGGCGCGGAACCTGGCCCGGACCACGGTGGTGCCGCTGCTCGTCGACCGGATCGAACGCGGCGTCGACGACCCCGAGACGGTGCGACGGCACCTGTTCAGGCGGACGCTGTTCGCGACCGACTTCTCCGAGAACGCCGAGCGCGCCTTCGAGACGTTCGCGTACCTCAGACACGCGACCGAGGAGGTCACGCTGGTCCACGTTCGCTCGCCGAAGGACGACACCGGAGACGAGGGCGACGTGGAGGCGCGGCTCGGCGAGCTCACCGACCGCCTCGACGAGTGGGGACTCGACTCCCGGATCGATGTCAGGCGCGGCGACCCCGCGACGGAGATCCTCGCCGCGGAGCGCGACCACGAGCCGAGCACGCTGCTCCTCGGCTCGCGCGGCCGGAGCCGGCTGCGGCGGCTGCTCCTGGGCAGCGTGAGCGAGGAGGTCGTCGTGAACGCGACCGGCAACGTCCTCCTGGTGCCGCCGCCGCGGTCGGCCTGA
- a CDS encoding helix-turn-helix domain-containing protein has protein sequence MPDSLAEQLRSDMECEGLLECFHGLKPLDRECFQVLVESEEPLTIDEIGEAVDRERSTAYRAVQRLLQTGFISKEQINYDQGGYYHVYQPTDPEKISGEMQRMLNDWYAKMGQLIQEFEDKYEGAESATASS, from the coding sequence ATGCCAGACTCGTTGGCCGAACAGCTCCGGAGCGACATGGAGTGTGAGGGGTTACTGGAGTGTTTCCACGGGCTCAAACCGCTCGACCGGGAGTGTTTCCAGGTGCTCGTCGAGAGCGAGGAGCCGCTGACGATAGACGAGATCGGCGAGGCCGTCGACCGGGAGCGCTCGACCGCCTACCGGGCGGTCCAGCGGCTCCTCCAGACCGGGTTCATCAGCAAAGAGCAGATCAACTACGACCAGGGCGGCTACTACCACGTCTACCAGCCGACCGACCCCGAGAAGATCTCGGGGGAGATGCAGCGGATGCTGAACGACTGGTACGCGAAGATGGGCCAGCTCATCCAGGAGTTCGAGGACAAGTACGAGGGTGCCGAGTCGGCGACCGCCTCGAGCTGA
- a CDS encoding YeeE/YedE family protein codes for MIASALADLLGAGTVDALFPNGVSRYAIGGLLVGLGTVLIYLGTGIAAGASTFLESTLSYVSGRSRFAQYRSSRDWRVVFTLGIIGGAAVYALIYQGDPWSVAGSAWTTGVSPWRLFVGGVLVGIGTRVGKGCTSGHGICGVGSVSRTSLVGVATFLLVAILTANAVAALGVAP; via the coding sequence ATGATCGCCTCCGCTCTCGCAGACCTGCTCGGGGCCGGCACCGTCGACGCGCTGTTTCCCAACGGGGTCTCGCGGTACGCGATCGGCGGGCTGCTCGTCGGGCTCGGCACCGTCCTGATCTACCTCGGAACGGGGATCGCGGCGGGCGCGAGCACGTTCCTCGAGTCGACGCTCTCGTACGTCTCGGGGCGCTCGCGGTTCGCGCAGTACCGTTCCTCGCGCGACTGGCGCGTCGTCTTCACCCTGGGGATAATCGGCGGCGCGGCCGTCTACGCGCTGATCTACCAGGGCGACCCCTGGTCGGTCGCGGGCAGCGCCTGGACCACCGGGGTCTCGCCGTGGCGACTGTTCGTCGGCGGGGTCCTCGTCGGGATCGGCACCCGCGTCGGGAAGGGGTGTACCTCGGGCCACGGCATCTGCGGCGTCGGGTCGGTCTCGCGCACCTCGCTCGTCGGCGTGGCGACGTTCCTCCTCGTCGCGATTTTGACCGCGAACGCCGTCGCGGCGCTGGGGGTGGCCCCGTGA
- a CDS encoding sulfurtransferase TusA family protein gives MSTETATETLDVKGKNCPMPVIETKGAFDGLEVGDVLEVVSTDSGSMSDIEGWAESTAGAELVDQEEATEDGTAVYKHYVRKAE, from the coding sequence ATGAGCACGGAAACCGCGACCGAGACGCTCGACGTGAAGGGAAAGAACTGCCCGATGCCGGTCATCGAGACCAAGGGGGCGTTCGACGGCCTCGAGGTCGGCGACGTCCTCGAGGTCGTCTCGACCGACTCGGGGAGCATGAGCGACATCGAGGGGTGGGCGGAATCGACCGCGGGTGCCGAGCTGGTCGACCAGGAGGAGGCCACCGAGGACGGGACGGCGGTGTACAAACACTACGTCCGGAAGGCGGAGTGA
- a CDS encoding DUF7512 family protein, with protein sequence MTGTGLLAGASPSVRALAVIGVVLLEAIALYAGYGAVEEAVGSAVLDRLANGR encoded by the coding sequence ATGACCGGGACGGGACTCCTCGCGGGCGCGTCGCCGTCGGTACGGGCGCTCGCGGTGATCGGCGTCGTCCTCCTCGAGGCGATCGCCCTCTACGCCGGGTACGGGGCCGTCGAGGAGGCGGTCGGGTCGGCCGTCTTGGACCGGCTCGCGAACGGGAGATGA
- the trxA gene encoding thioredoxin — MTQTSESVPTEPVALESADDFDDFVADHDVVLVDFHADWCGPCQMMEPAVEAVAAETDAAVLKVDVDRHQGLAGEYGVQGIPTLLVFVDGEIADRMVGAQTEDALREAVAGRSSA, encoded by the coding sequence ATGACGCAAACCAGCGAATCCGTGCCGACCGAACCCGTGGCGCTCGAGAGCGCCGACGACTTCGACGACTTCGTCGCCGACCACGACGTCGTGCTCGTGGACTTCCACGCCGACTGGTGCGGGCCCTGTCAGATGATGGAGCCGGCGGTCGAGGCGGTGGCGGCCGAGACGGACGCGGCGGTCCTCAAGGTCGACGTGGACCGGCATCAGGGGCTCGCCGGCGAGTACGGGGTCCAGGGGATCCCGACGCTTCTGGTGTTCGTCGACGGCGAGATCGCCGACCGGATGGTCGGCGCGCAGACCGAGGACGCCCTCCGGGAGGCCGTCGCCGGGCGATCGAGCGCATGA
- a CDS encoding sulfite exporter TauE/SafE family protein, which yields MIGPFGTVEPLGLGPEIFGLFVAFGFMVGVFFGFFGMGGSFLVTPALLILGYPAPVAIGSSMAFVFGTAAIATMKHHDAGQVDYKLGALMFVGLTVGIQIGSRLVFGLEVLGIANVVVGVAYVILLAAIGVLFTRSALDAEDDGGDTGEGDDENGGSDENGRSDGDGEDDADEVPALARRIQSYEVPPMTTLADGSRASLWTISGVGGVVGLVSGFLGVGGGFVRMPAIYYAIGTSLAAAVGTSLFGGLMSGAVGAFTYGRAGVIDLGIVTALLVGSALGARIGSSATAYVDEEDVTVYFGLMLLVASAAVGIGELSVWLAMPVLDRLSFVLLIGSALLVCATILYHGALAVRRTRGVPGSPRRGE from the coding sequence ATGATCGGCCCGTTCGGGACGGTCGAACCCCTCGGACTCGGCCCGGAGATCTTCGGCCTGTTCGTCGCCTTCGGCTTCATGGTCGGCGTGTTCTTCGGGTTCTTCGGGATGGGCGGGTCGTTCCTCGTCACGCCCGCGCTCCTGATCCTGGGGTACCCGGCCCCGGTCGCCATCGGCAGCTCGATGGCGTTCGTGTTCGGGACCGCCGCGATCGCGACGATGAAACACCACGACGCCGGGCAGGTCGACTACAAGCTCGGCGCGCTGATGTTCGTCGGACTCACCGTCGGCATCCAGATCGGGAGCCGACTCGTCTTCGGGCTCGAGGTGTTGGGGATCGCGAACGTCGTGGTCGGCGTCGCGTACGTGATACTGCTCGCGGCGATAGGCGTGTTGTTCACGCGGAGCGCGCTCGACGCCGAGGACGACGGCGGTGACACGGGCGAGGGAGACGACGAGAACGGCGGAAGCGACGAGAACGGCCGAAGTGACGGCGACGGTGAAGACGACGCCGACGAGGTCCCCGCGCTAGCCCGGCGGATCCAGTCGTACGAGGTCCCGCCGATGACGACGCTCGCGGACGGGAGTCGGGCGTCGCTGTGGACGATCTCCGGCGTCGGCGGCGTGGTGGGACTCGTCTCCGGCTTCCTCGGCGTCGGCGGCGGATTCGTCCGCATGCCCGCGATCTACTACGCCATCGGCACCTCGCTCGCGGCCGCCGTCGGGACGAGCCTCTTCGGGGGGCTCATGTCCGGGGCGGTGGGGGCGTTCACCTACGGACGCGCGGGCGTGATCGACCTCGGGATCGTCACGGCGCTGCTCGTCGGCAGCGCGCTCGGCGCGCGGATCGGCTCGAGCGCGACCGCCTACGTCGACGAGGAGGACGTGACGGTCTACTTCGGGCTCATGCTGCTCGTCGCCAGCGCCGCCGTCGGGATCGGCGAGCTCTCCGTGTGGCTCGCGATGCCCGTCCTCGACCGGCTCAGCTTCGTCCTGTTGATCGGATCCGCGCTGCTCGTCTGTGCGACCATCCTCTATCACGGGGCGCTCGCGGTGCGGCGGACCCGCGGCGTCCCCGGTTCTCCCCGGCGCGGCGAGTGA
- a CDS encoding YeeE/YedE family protein has protein sequence MPLVLLGGLVFGFGLGFSHMARPEVVLAFLTFDDLGLLFVMFGGSIVAGIAFWTLPRLRESAPLTGRPYRRRLKSFDRNVLVGGSVFGVGWGLSGICPGAAYASLGVGNWPILYAIGGMFVGAYAQGLWRSRNAEGAPAAAPSDD, from the coding sequence ATGCCGCTCGTCCTCCTCGGCGGGCTCGTGTTCGGCTTCGGGCTCGGGTTCAGCCACATGGCCCGGCCGGAGGTCGTCCTGGCCTTCCTGACGTTCGACGACCTCGGCCTCCTGTTCGTGATGTTCGGCGGCTCGATCGTCGCGGGGATCGCGTTCTGGACGCTGCCGAGGCTGCGCGAGTCGGCCCCCTTGACGGGTCGACCGTACCGCCGGCGACTGAAGTCGTTCGACCGGAACGTCCTCGTCGGCGGCTCGGTCTTCGGCGTCGGCTGGGGGCTCTCCGGGATCTGTCCCGGCGCGGCCTACGCCAGCCTCGGCGTCGGCAACTGGCCGATCCTCTACGCGATCGGCGGCATGTTCGTCGGCGCGTACGCTCAAGGGCTCTGGCGCAGCCGGAACGCCGAGGGCGCGCCCGCCGCCGCGCCGAGCGACGACTGA
- a CDS encoding cyclase family protein, translating to MTLYDCTHRVETGMPTYPGDPDVSCSPHATHEADGYEVTALELGSHAGTHIDAPRHTEPDGRTLGAYDVERFRFDARLVDCGGLGAREAIPPDAVPETEAELLAFRTGWDDRWGTERYLDHPYLAPATARRCAEAGHHVATDTLNPDPTPTERASPDEPSGVPAHRALLGAGRFVVENLTGLERLPERVTLHAYPLAVDADGAPIRAVAETDADREFGRERDETAGK from the coding sequence ATGACGCTGTACGACTGTACACACCGGGTCGAGACGGGAATGCCGACGTATCCCGGCGACCCCGACGTGTCGTGTTCCCCCCACGCGACCCACGAGGCGGACGGCTACGAGGTGACCGCCCTCGAACTGGGGAGCCACGCCGGGACGCACATCGACGCGCCGCGCCACACCGAACCCGACGGGCGGACGCTCGGGGCGTACGACGTCGAGAGGTTCCGGTTCGACGCGCGCCTCGTCGACTGTGGCGGCCTCGGCGCACGCGAGGCGATCCCGCCGGACGCGGTTCCCGAGACCGAGGCGGAGCTGCTGGCGTTTCGGACCGGCTGGGACGACCGCTGGGGGACCGAGCGGTACCTCGACCATCCCTACCTGGCTCCCGCGACGGCCCGGCGCTGCGCCGAGGCCGGCCACCACGTGGCCACCGACACGCTCAATCCCGACCCGACGCCGACCGAGCGCGCGAGTCCGGACGAGCCCTCGGGCGTGCCGGCCCACCGCGCGCTGCTCGGTGCGGGGCGGTTCGTCGTCGAGAACCTGACCGGGCTCGAGCGGCTGCCCGAGCGAGTCACCCTCCACGCCTACCCGTTGGCCGTCGACGCCGACGGCGCGCCGATCCGGGCGGTCGCGGAAACCGACGCGGACCGGGAGTTCGGCCGAGAGCGAGACGAGACCGCCGGGAAGTGA
- a CDS encoding class I SAM-dependent methyltransferase, with amino-acid sequence MGFHTFDADRAAKLEDPERYAWVSREELIDAVDPAPDGTVADLGSGTGFYTDDVAPHAGTVYGVDVQAAMHDRYREKGLPENVELVESDVADLPFDAGALDAAFSTMTFHEFADDDAVAELARVLRTGGRLATFDWTADGDGVAGPPLDERYDLTDATEMLEDAGFEVVHGTTRTETFAVVALAP; translated from the coding sequence ATGGGATTTCACACGTTCGACGCCGACCGGGCGGCGAAGCTCGAGGACCCCGAGCGCTACGCCTGGGTCTCCCGCGAGGAGCTGATCGACGCGGTCGACCCCGCCCCCGACGGGACGGTCGCCGACCTCGGCAGCGGCACGGGCTTTTACACCGACGACGTCGCGCCCCACGCCGGGACGGTGTACGGCGTCGACGTCCAGGCGGCGATGCACGACCGCTACCGCGAGAAGGGGCTCCCCGAGAACGTCGAGCTTGTCGAGAGCGACGTGGCCGACCTGCCGTTCGACGCGGGCGCGCTCGACGCCGCCTTCTCGACGATGACGTTCCACGAGTTCGCCGACGACGACGCGGTCGCCGAACTCGCCAGGGTGTTGCGGACCGGCGGTCGCCTCGCGACCTTCGACTGGACCGCCGACGGCGACGGGGTCGCCGGACCGCCGCTCGACGAGCGGTACGACCTCACGGACGCGACCGAGATGCTCGAAGACGCCGGCTTCGAGGTCGTCCACGGAACGACCCGCACGGAGACGTTCGCGGTCGTCGCGCTGGCACCGTGA
- a CDS encoding aminotransferase class V-fold PLP-dependent enzyme, translated as MTPREIRADVPALDEETAYLNYGAHGPSPEYVVDAAADFLADHEYDPIGTDPYERAFGTYETVRERIADFLGADAEEIALTESTTDGIARIAAAIDWEPGDVVVRTDLEHPAGVLPWRQLEEEAGIEVRVVETENGRIDRDAYADAVADARLVCFSAITWTHGTRLPVRDLVEIANDAGAFTLVDAVQSPGQVPVDLHEWGADAVAGAGHKWLLGPWGAGFLYVDRAVAEGMTPSSVGYRGVETPTAHDIEYAPGAKRFEVGTTTPAAHVGLLEGIDAIESVGLDAITSRIEDLTDRLKAGLDGERLLSPTEYETGLVTVDVAEPEATVERLLERGIVIRDLPHPDAVRVSVHAVSTEREIDDVVAALSEEP; from the coding sequence ATGACGCCGCGCGAGATCCGGGCGGACGTTCCCGCGCTGGACGAGGAGACGGCGTACCTCAACTACGGCGCGCACGGGCCGAGCCCGGAGTACGTCGTCGACGCCGCCGCCGACTTCCTCGCCGACCACGAGTACGACCCGATCGGGACCGACCCCTACGAGCGCGCGTTCGGCACCTACGAGACGGTCCGCGAGCGGATCGCCGACTTCCTCGGAGCCGACGCCGAGGAGATCGCCCTGACGGAGAGCACGACCGACGGGATCGCGCGGATCGCCGCCGCGATCGACTGGGAACCCGGCGACGTCGTCGTCCGGACCGACCTCGAACACCCGGCCGGCGTGCTGCCCTGGCGGCAGCTCGAGGAGGAGGCCGGGATCGAGGTCCGCGTCGTCGAGACCGAGAACGGTCGGATCGACCGCGACGCCTACGCCGACGCGGTCGCGGACGCGCGGCTCGTCTGTTTCAGCGCGATCACCTGGACGCACGGCACCCGACTTCCCGTCCGGGACCTCGTGGAGATCGCGAACGACGCGGGCGCGTTCACCCTCGTCGACGCGGTCCAGTCACCGGGGCAGGTCCCCGTCGACCTCCACGAGTGGGGCGCGGACGCGGTCGCGGGTGCCGGCCACAAGTGGCTGCTCGGGCCGTGGGGAGCGGGCTTCCTCTACGTCGACCGCGCGGTCGCCGAGGGGATGACGCCGAGTTCCGTCGGCTACCGCGGGGTCGAGACGCCGACCGCCCACGACATCGAGTACGCGCCCGGCGCGAAGCGCTTCGAGGTCGGCACCACGACGCCGGCGGCGCACGTCGGGCTGCTCGAGGGGATCGACGCGATCGAGTCGGTCGGCCTCGACGCGATCACGAGCCGGATCGAGGACCTCACCGACCGCCTGAAGGCGGGCCTCGACGGGGAGCGGCTCCTGAGCCCGACCGAGTACGAGACCGGGCTCGTCACCGTCGACGTCGCGGAGCCCGAGGCGACCGTCGAGCGACTCCTCGAGCGGGGGATCGTCATCCGGGACCTTCCGCACCCGGACGCGGTCCGCGTGTCGGTCCACGCGGTCTCGACGGAGCGGGAGATCGATGACGTCGTCGCGGCGCTTTCCGAGGAGCCGTAG
- a CDS encoding DsrE/DsrF/DrsH-like family protein, translating into MSADTQSSEDGEFSPDDVADLRAQVEALETEVDDLRSEVDDGGPGRMVIIATKGTLDMAYPPLILASTAAAFGYDVTVFHTFWGLEILHEENSKDLGLSSVGNPNMPVPNAIAALPGMDRMTARMMRNRIEDNDVASVEELIETSLASGVDLQACQMTIDLLGYDEDDFYDGVTTGVGAASAFRDMAEADVQLLV; encoded by the coding sequence ATGAGCGCGGACACACAGTCGTCCGAGGACGGCGAGTTCTCGCCCGACGACGTCGCCGACCTGCGCGCGCAGGTCGAGGCGCTGGAGACCGAGGTCGACGACCTCCGGAGCGAGGTCGACGACGGAGGCCCCGGAAGGATGGTGATCATCGCGACAAAGGGGACGCTCGACATGGCGTACCCGCCGCTGATCCTCGCGAGCACGGCCGCCGCGTTCGGCTACGACGTCACCGTCTTCCACACCTTCTGGGGCCTCGAGATCCTCCACGAGGAGAACTCGAAGGACCTCGGGTTGAGTTCCGTCGGCAACCCCAACATGCCCGTTCCGAACGCCATCGCCGCGCTCCCGGGGATGGACCGGATGACGGCGCGGATGATGCGAAACCGGATCGAGGACAACGACGTGGCCTCGGTCGAGGAGCTGATCGAGACCTCCCTCGCGAGCGGCGTCGACCTCCAGGCGTGTCAGATGACGATCGATCTCCTCGGCTACGACGAGGACGACTTCTACGACGGCGTGACGACCGGCGTGGGCGCGGCCTCCGCCTTCCGGGACATGGCCGAGGCCGACGTCCAACTCCTCGTTTGA